The Phyllopteryx taeniolatus isolate TA_2022b chromosome 14, UOR_Ptae_1.2, whole genome shotgun sequence genome has a window encoding:
- the erich2 gene encoding glutamate-rich protein 2 isoform X2 — MSSMSTGKRVEGRALRAAEEPRKLNVTSAHAARPPAEATPGEENEADADEDLDVPVQVKMEFLRALTAGDLRLAQRLCRTILIYEPQHPEASEFLPLIRKKLLQEQRAERHGARRDTDDEDGDEDSGSHEESSDNSDCLSSPSDEDAESAEEKPAD; from the exons ATGAGTTCCATGTCAACCGGGAAAAG GGTCGAAGGGCGCGCACTTCGGGCAGCGGAGGAGCCGCGCAAGCTAAACGTCACGTCTGCGCACGCCGCACGCCCGCCAGCAG AAGCGACACCTGGGGAGGAAAATGAGGCGGATGCAGATGAAGACCTGGACGTTCCGGTGCAAGTGAAAATGGAG TTCCTCAGAGCTCTGACGGCCGGCGACCTCCGGCTGGCACAAAGGCTGTGCCGGACGA TTCTCATCTATGAACCGCAACATCCGGAAGCTTCGGAGTTCCTCCCTCTGATCCGGAAGAAGCTGCTGCAAG AGCAACGGGCGGAGCGGCACGGCGCCCGCCGAGATACCGACGATGAGGACGGGGACGAGGACTCGGGAAGCCACGAAGAATCCTCTGACAATTCAGACTGCTTATCTTCACCGTCGGACGAGGACGCCGAAAGCGCGGAAGAAAAGCCGGCGGACTGA
- the erich2 gene encoding glutamate-rich protein 2 isoform X1 gives MSSMSTGKRVEGRALRAAEEPRKLNVTSAHAARPPAEATPGEENEADADEDLDVPVQVKMEFLRALTAGDLRLAQRLCRTILIYEPQHPEASEFLPLIRKKLLQGKDRTSSRKWRFARRRLFFLAEQRAERHGARRDTDDEDGDEDSGSHEESSDNSDCLSSPSDEDAESAEEKPAD, from the exons ATGAGTTCCATGTCAACCGGGAAAAG GGTCGAAGGGCGCGCACTTCGGGCAGCGGAGGAGCCGCGCAAGCTAAACGTCACGTCTGCGCACGCCGCACGCCCGCCAGCAG AAGCGACACCTGGGGAGGAAAATGAGGCGGATGCAGATGAAGACCTGGACGTTCCGGTGCAAGTGAAAATGGAG TTCCTCAGAGCTCTGACGGCCGGCGACCTCCGGCTGGCACAAAGGCTGTGCCGGACGA TTCTCATCTATGAACCGCAACATCCGGAAGCTTCGGAGTTCCTCCCTCTGATCCGGAAGAAGCTGCTGCAAGGTAAAGACCGAACGTCAAGTCGAAAGTGGCGGTTCGCAAGGCGGAGGCTGTTCTTCCTCGCAGAGCAACGGGCGGAGCGGCACGGCGCCCGCCGAGATACCGACGATGAGGACGGGGACGAGGACTCGGGAAGCCACGAAGAATCCTCTGACAATTCAGACTGCTTATCTTCACCGTCGGACGAGGACGCCGAAAGCGCGGAAGAAAAGCCGGCGGACTGA